One genomic segment of Melitaea cinxia chromosome 19, ilMelCinx1.1, whole genome shotgun sequence includes these proteins:
- the LOC123663011 gene encoding 60S ribosomal protein L28, producing MSSHLNWMIIRNNNAFLVKKRNIKKPFSKEPNNVTNLNSYRYNGLIHKKAIGVVENPNRKGFTVVYKKAKATNKPAKNLIRRPFKAGARRSLHKVKRLIRANNYRTDLAKATLRRASAILRSQRPIKEKKPKAAPAKTE from the coding sequence ATGTCGTCGCATCTGAATTGGATGATCATCCGAAACAACAATGCCTTCCTTGTAAAGAAGCGTAACATCAAAAAGCCATTCAGCAAGGAGCCTAACAATGTGACTAACCTCAACTCTTACAGATACAACGGCTTGATCCACAAGAAGGCTATCGGCGTGGTCGAGAACCCCAACAGGAAAGGTTTTACTGTGGTGTACAAAAAGGCTAAGGCTACAAACAAGCCAGCTAAGAACCTGATCCGCCGTCCTTTCAAAGCTGGAGCTAGAAGATCCCTACACAAGGTGAAGAGGCTGATCAGAGCCAACAACTACCGCACAGATTTAGCTAAAGCTACTCTTCGTCGTGCTTCAGCTATCCTCCGTTCCCAGAGGCCCATTAAGGAAAAGAAGCCTAAAGCAGCCCCAGCAAAGACGgaataa